CGGCCTTGATCCACGGAAAGACGTTGGCCGCGTCGCCGGTCGCACTCGATCCGTCGCTCACCTGGATCGGTGTCGACCAGTCGGCCCAGCCGCTGGCCGCGGAGGCCGCGCTGACGAAAACCTGACGTTGGGCCGGGTTGGTGCTGCTGATCGCCCAGACGGCGAAAAGGTTGCGTCCGCTGTCCATCGAGAGGACGGAGAAGAGCGTGTCCGGAGAGCCGGTGGGCGTATCGGCGATCCTGATGAGCCTCGTCAGATCCTGGCTGCCGTTGCCGCCGTCGTCCAGGAAGTGCAGCGTGCCGGTTGAATCAGGCGTGCCGATGTTCAGCCACAGGCCGGTCGACCTGCAGCCATTGGCCGTGGTGCAGCCGGCCGCCTGGAAAACCTTGCCGGTGACCTGGTCGAGGGCCGGGTAGCCGTCAGCGCCGAACGGCGTGTACATCACGCCCGTACCTGATGGGACCTCACCCGCGGTGGCGTTGATGAAGTCGAGGCCGTCGGTGCTCATGTTCCACTGCGCGCCACCGTTGGGGCCCGGACCGATGAGGTTGTTGTACTCCAGGTAGATCAGTGGCGTCTTGCCGTTGGCGGCGCGGTAGGCCGATTGGTTCGGGGTGTCCGGCGACGGGTCGTACACAGCCAGCCACTGCCGGTCGGCGCCCGGGGCGTTGGCGGTGCCGCACCCACCGGGGTAGACGTTCTCCTGGTCCGACGCGCCGGAGTTCGTGGGCCCGGTCACCGCGACCCGCAAGCACACGAGTCCGTACAGGTCGGCGAAGTACTGCTTGCCGCTACGGTCGAAGTTGATGTCGGTGTCGCCACCGCCCGGCTGAGGCGCGGGGATGCCGACGATCGAGGAAGGGGTCACCTTCTGGGCCATGACCCGGTAGGTGTGGCCGCCGTCCACGGATCCGAACCAGGTGCTTCGCTGCGTGCCGGTCCCGGTGGGGCCGCTGACGAAGACGCGGCCGAACGGGTCGACCGCGATGTCCGGCTCACCGTTCGTGTGGATGGGGTCGACCAAAGTCGGGGTCTCGAAGCCGATCGGGGAGATCGCGGTCGCCCCGGTTCGCGGGGCGGGCGCCAGGGCCAGCGCCCCCGCCGCCAGCGCGGCGAGCGCGGATGACGCAAGACGGGTACGGACCATGCTCACTACCCCCTAATGCAGACGGCACCTCTGAGCACGGGGGCGCGCGGAGCCAAGGACTGGAAATGCGCGGTCACGACGACCGCACGCCGGCTGATCGGACTCATCTTGCCATCAGCTCCTCGGTGCCTTGCCAGAGGCACCGCTCCCCGCATCCATGCCACCACCGGCCGTGGTAGCTCCGCCGACGTATACCACGGCCTAAACAGCGCGTCAATGCCGCAATTGATTGACACCACGGGTCGTGGTGGATTGACGTTTGAGCGGGCCGCGACCGGGTGGCCGAGCTGAGGCAACGAGCCCGCTCAATGCTCGCTCGTGTGGTGGGTGGCAACCTCCTGAAGGTGAGCGACCAGGTCAGCGCTGGCGGTGGAGCCGCGGCTGAGGATTGCCGACACGTGGCCGTTGAGCTGCCGTTTGTCTTCAGCGGTCAGGTCTTTTGCCGTCAGCACCATGATCGGGGTCGCCCGCGTGGCCTCGTCAGCGCGCAGTGCTTCCACGACGTCGAAACCCGTCACCCCGGGCATCATGAGGTCGAGCAGGACGAGGTCCGGTCGGGCGGAGAGCGCCATGCGTATCGCTTCACGACCGCCGCCGGCCACGGTAACCGTGTAGCCGGCCGACTCCAGGACCTCGGCTAAGAACTCACGGTTGGGCTGCTCATCGTCAACCACGAGCACATGGCGGTGGTCGCGCCCGGCGCTGGGCTCGAAATGGAACCGGCTGAGACGCTGGAGCAGATCTTTGGCGGGCACGGGTTTGACGAAGTAGTCGAGAGCGCCAAGCGCCTTGCCCAACGCCGGATTGTCGACGACGCTGACCACGATGACGGGAATGTCCTTGGTCGAATCATCCTGCTTCAGTCGGGTCAACACCTCCCAGCCGTCGATGTCGGGCAGCAGGATGTCGAGCGTGATCGCCATCGGCCGCAACTGTCGCGCCTTGGCCAGCACCCCCGCGCCCGTTTCTGCGACCTCCGTCTGGAATCCGCCCTGCTCGAGATTGCGGCTCAAGAGCTCGGCGGCCTGCGGGTCGTCCTCTCCGATCAAGACGAGGCGTCCCGCCGACCGTGGGTCCGCCTTTTGGCCGGCTTCGACATGGTCGCCGGCCGGCGCAGCTCGCTCCGGGCCCAAAAGGGGTAGGGACAACGTGAACGTGCTGCCTCTGCCTGGTTCACTGGCGAGCTGAACGTCCCCCCCGTGGAGTCTGGCCAGGCGGCGCGTGATGGCCAAGCCAAGCCCAGTCCCAGGAGTCCGGTTCCCGGCGCCGGCGTGGAGTTGCTGGAACTCCTGGAAGATCCGGGCCTGGTCGGCTTCGGCAATACCGATCCCGGTGTCGGCGACTGAAATCTCGACGGTGTTCGTCGTGCGCTGGGTCCGAATCGCCACCGAACCGCCCTCGGGGGTGAATTTGATCCCATTCGACACCAGGTTGAGCAACATCTGCCTCACCTTGGCGGGGTCGGCGACCAGTTCGCCGGCACTGCCTGCCTCCACTTGTAACGCGATCCGCTTCTGGTCGGCCAGCGGTTGAGCGGTGCTGATCACCTCCGCCACCGCTGCCTCCACCTTGACTGATTCCAGTTGAAGATCCATCCGGCCGGCCTCGATCTTGGAGAGGTCGAGAATGTCGGTGATCAGGCCGAGCAGGTGCCTGCCGCTGCGGTGGATGTTCTGGAGGAAAACCCTCTGCTGCGCGGCTGTGAATCTGCCTTCGGCATCGTCGATCATCAGCTCCGCAAAGCCGAGGATCGCGTTCAAAGGGGTGCGCAGCTCGTGGCTCATGTTGGCGAGGAACTGACTCTTGGCCTCGTTCGCGGCCAGCGCCGCCTCGGCCAGTCGCGCCTCCATCCGCAGGCGGCGCCGCTCGAGGGCCCTGGCCACTGCCGCACCCAGGCGCGCCAGCCGGTCCTTGAACACATAGTCGGCGGCTCCGCTCTGCATGAGACGCACGGCCGCCTCTTCGCCGATGGTTCCCGAGACGACGATGAAGACGACGTCCAGCCCGAGTTCACTCAGCGCGGCCAGCGCCTGTTGGGCGTTGAACTGAGGCAGGGTGAAGTCGGCGACGATGACGTCGAGGTCGGGGGTGAGGTGAGCGAGATAGCCCGACTCGGTGTCCACCCGCTCCCATTCGGGCTCAAACCCGGCAGCGGTGATCTCTCGAATGGCCAGCTCGGCGTCGGCCGAGTTGTCCTCGAGCACGAGCACGCGGATCTTGCGGTAGCGCTCGACGGCCCGCCGCGCCTCCTCTCGCAGGAGGCGCCGCTCGAGAGCCTTGGCCACCGCCGGGCCCAGGCGCGCCAGCCGGTCCTTGAGCAGGTAGTCGTCGGCTCCGCTCTGCATGAGGTGCACGGCCGTGCCTTCGCCGACGGCTCCCGACACGACGATGAATGCGATGTCCAGTCCCCGTTCGTTCAGCAGGCTCAGCGCCTGTTGCGCATCGAACTGAGGCAACGAGTAGTCGGCAATGATGACGTCCAGGTCGCTGGTCAGGTGGGCGAGGTAGTCCGCCTCGTTGTCCACCCGCTGCCATTCAGGTTCGAAACCTGAGGCGGCTATCTGCCGAATGGCCAGCTCGGCGTCGGCCGGATTGTCCTCGAGGACGAGCACGCGGATGGGATTGGCCACGCGATCAGGCTTCCCGAACCGACGGCTGGTTTCGGTGCGGTCCTGGTACCGCGGGCGCCTCCAGATTTACCCGAACTGTCCTCCTGGGTTGATGAACGGTATCCGTCTCCGACCTGTCGACAAGCGGGAGGCGCAAGGGTCGGACCAACGCTCACCCCTCCGCGCGGGGCACCGTTTCGTTCAAGAGAAGCCAGTAGAGGCCAAGCTGGGCGATCGCGCCGGAGAACTCCGCGAAGTCGATCGGTTTGCGCACGAAGCTGTTGGCGCCGGAGGCATAGCCGGCGAGCCGGTCCTTCTCCTCCTTGGAGGAGGTCAGGATGACGACGGGCAGGAGCTTGGTTCGCTCGTCCGCGCGAATGCGGCGCAGCACCTCGATGCCGTCGATCTTTGGCAGCTTGAGATCGAGGAGGACGACCGTCGGAAGCTCGGCGGTGTTCCGGCCGGCGTGGGCTCCTGTGGCGAACAGGTATTCGAGCGCCTCCACGCCATCGCGCATGATCACCACCTCGTTCTTGATGTTGTTCTTGCGCAGCGCGCGGAGGGCCAGCTCTTCGTCGCGCTGGCTGTCCTCGACCAGCAGGAGGATCTTGTCCATCATGCGTGCGCCTCCTCAAGGGTGAAATAGAACGTCGCGCCCTGGTCCACCGCTCCCTCGGCCCAGACCTTGCCGCCGTGTCGACTGACAATCCTTCGCACCGTGGCCAGGCCGATGCCCGTGCCCTCGAACTCGCGAGCGGTGTGCAGGCGCTGAAACACGCCGAACAGCTTGTCCACGTACGTGGCATCGAATCCGGCGCCGTTGTCGCGCACGAAGTAGACCGGCGGGCGCTCGTCGGTCCTGGCGGTGAACTCGATCCGCGCGGCCGGCCGCTTGCCCGTGAACTTCCAGGCGTTGCCGAGTAGGTTCGTGAGCACGATATCGAGGAGCCGCGGGTCGGCCCGCGTCACCAGACCATCATGGACGACCAGTTCGACCTGGCGGTCCGGCTGCAATTGCCGCAGCCTCTCGATCGCCGACCGGGCGAGCTCGCTCAGATCCACGCGCTCGCGGCGGAGGTCGGCCCGGGTCACGCGGGACAGATTCAAGAGGTCGTCGATGAGCCCACCCATCTGCTGCGCCGCCTCGCGGATGTGCTTCAGGTACCTCGAACCGTCAGC
The bacterium DNA segment above includes these coding regions:
- a CDS encoding response regulator, with the translated sequence MANPIRVLVLEDNPADAELAIRQIAASGFEPEWQRVDNEADYLAHLTSDLDVIIADYSLPQFDAQQALSLLNERGLDIAFIVVSGAVGEGTAVHLMQSGADDYLLKDRLARLGPAVAKALERRLLREEARRAVERYRKIRVLVLEDNSADAELAIREITAAGFEPEWERVDTESGYLAHLTPDLDVIVADFTLPQFNAQQALAALSELGLDVVFIVVSGTIGEEAAVRLMQSGAADYVFKDRLARLGAAVARALERRRLRMEARLAEAALAANEAKSQFLANMSHELRTPLNAILGFAELMIDDAEGRFTAAQQRVFLQNIHRSGRHLLGLITDILDLSKIEAGRMDLQLESVKVEAAVAEVISTAQPLADQKRIALQVEAGSAGELVADPAKVRQMLLNLVSNGIKFTPEGGSVAIRTQRTTNTVEISVADTGIGIAEADQARIFQEFQQLHAGAGNRTPGTGLGLAITRRLARLHGGDVQLASEPGRGSTFTLSLPLLGPERAAPAGDHVEAGQKADPRSAGRLVLIGEDDPQAAELLSRNLEQGGFQTEVAETGAGVLAKARQLRPMAITLDILLPDIDGWEVLTRLKQDDSTKDIPVIVVSVVDNPALGKALGALDYFVKPVPAKDLLQRLSRFHFEPSAGRDHRHVLVVDDEQPNREFLAEVLESAGYTVTVAGGGREAIRMALSARPDLVLLDLMMPGVTGFDVVEALRADEATRATPIMVLTAKDLTAEDKRQLNGHVSAILSRGSTASADLVAHLQEVATHHTSEH
- a CDS encoding response regulator, which translates into the protein MMDKILLLVEDSQRDEELALRALRKNNIKNEVVIMRDGVEALEYLFATGAHAGRNTAELPTVVLLDLKLPKIDGIEVLRRIRADERTKLLPVVILTSSKEEKDRLAGYASGANSFVRKPIDFAEFSGAIAQLGLYWLLLNETVPRAEG